The nucleotide sequence CGATCGCGGCGTGGCCGGCGGCGCGCAGACCGGTGGCGGCGGTGGCGAGCCGCGCGGGGTCACGGCCGTTGAGGACGACCTGGGCGCCGGCGGCGGCCAGGGCCTGGGCGAGGGCGAGACCGATGCCCTGGGAAGAGCCGGTGACGAGGGCGCGGCGGCCCGCGAGGCTGAAGGAGGGCGCGTTCATGCTTTGAGGGGGCGGCCGGAGCGGATCAGCAGGACGCCGATCAGCACGACCGTGCCACCGCAACCGAGGAAGGCAAGGCGACCGACCAGCGGGTTGGGGATGAACGCGAGCAGGCAGACGAACACCCCGTACGCGAAGGAGAGCCAGCCCACCGCGGAGGACTGTTGGGTGTCATTGGCGTTGGCGGCGCCCTCCTCGCGGTCAAAATCAACCGGTGTGGTCATCTGGGTGAAGAATGCGTCAACCTGCGCGCGATGTTCCGGCGCACAGCGCGACCAGAACAGCTTGGTGCCGATGAACCAGGTGGAGGCGAGGATGACATTGGCGAAGAACTGGAAGCCCTGGATCCAGTATTCGCGGGAGGCGGCGTCCAGGGGCAGCGGGTGGTTGAACAGGGCCGCACCCCACTCCGGCGTGAAGAACTGGCCGACGACCATCGAGCCGAAAAACCCGACCAGCACGGTGCTCCACGCTGACCACGGCGGGGTGTGGCGGATCACGAGGCCGAGCAGCAGCGGCACGGTGACCGGCACGCCGATCAGGATGCTCACGCGCTGCATCATCAGGAAGAGGCCGAGTTCCTTGATCTCCGCCATGCGGATGGCGATGGAGATCACCAGCACGCCCAGCACGAAGGTGGCGAGGCGGCCGACCCGGAGCAACTGCCGTTCCGTGGCCTGCGGCCGGAAGAGCGGCTGGTAGAAGTTCTTCACGAAAAAGCCCGCGTTCTTGTTCAGGCCCGAGTCCATGCCCGACATGGTGGCCGCGAAGATGCCGCTCACGAGCAGCCCGAGCATGCCGACCGGCATGACCACCTGGGAGATGGCGATGAACGAGGCCTCGTCGGGGGACTTGAGGGTGGGGAAAATAGCGGCGAGGTCGATCTGCAGCGCCCGGGCGGCCATGGGCGGGAGAAACCAGATGAAGATGCCGACCACGAAGAGCCCGGCGCCGAGGTAGCCGGCCCAGCGGGCGTGACGGCTGTCCTTCACGCTGAGGTAGCGGCCGGCCTCGAAGAGGTTGTTCGTGCTGATGATCTGCTTGAGCAGCATCGCGGTGCACCAGAGGCCGAGGAACTCCTTGGTGAAAATCTCGCCGAGGTTGAGGTGGGCCACGGGCAGGCCGGCGACAAACCCGTCCCAGCCGCCGAGCCGCAGCAGGGCGAGGACGGTTACCGCCGCACACACCGGCATGAGGATCAGCACCTGGATGAAGTCGGCCGCCAGCACGGCCCAGCTGCCGCCGAGAAGGGTCATCACGAGCACCACCACACCCGTGACGAGGAGCGTCCAGGTGAGGTCGAGGCCGAAGATGGCGGCGAAGAAGACGCCGAGGGCGTTGAGGTGGATGGCCGCCTGCAGGGTGCTGAGGGGGATCTGGAGCCACATCATGACCTGCTCGCTCACGGCGCCGAAGCGCTGGCGGATGGCCTCGACGGAGGTGATGACGCGCGTCTGCCGGAACCGCGGGGCGAAGAACACTGCGTTGAGCACGAAGCCCACGGCGTTGGCGACGAAGATGGCCATGACCGGCCAGCCATCGAGGTAGGCCTTGCTGGCGGCGCCGGTGAAAGTCCACGCGCTGAAGGCCGCCATGAAGGCAGAGCCCCCCACCATCCACCACACCGCCTTGCCGCCGCCCCGGAAGTAGTCGCTGATGTTCGTCACGAACTTCCGGAAGACCCAGCTGATCGCCAGCATGTAGCCAAAGTAGAAAACGAGCACGGCGTAGTCGAAGCGGGTCATGGGGTGGGGTCGTTCAAGACAATATAATAATTATTAAAGGCCAAGCCAAAAAACCGC is from Lacunisphaera limnophila and encodes:
- a CDS encoding sodium:solute symporter family transporter, encoding MTRFDYAVLVFYFGYMLAISWVFRKFVTNISDYFRGGGKAVWWMVGGSAFMAAFSAWTFTGAASKAYLDGWPVMAIFVANAVGFVLNAVFFAPRFRQTRVITSVEAIRQRFGAVSEQVMMWLQIPLSTLQAAIHLNALGVFFAAIFGLDLTWTLLVTGVVVLVMTLLGGSWAVLAADFIQVLILMPVCAAVTVLALLRLGGWDGFVAGLPVAHLNLGEIFTKEFLGLWCTAMLLKQIISTNNLFEAGRYLSVKDSRHARWAGYLGAGLFVVGIFIWFLPPMAARALQIDLAAIFPTLKSPDEASFIAISQVVMPVGMLGLLVSGIFAATMSGMDSGLNKNAGFFVKNFYQPLFRPQATERQLLRVGRLATFVLGVLVISIAIRMAEIKELGLFLMMQRVSILIGVPVTVPLLLGLVIRHTPPWSAWSTVLVGFFGSMVVGQFFTPEWGAALFNHPLPLDAASREYWIQGFQFFANVILASTWFIGTKLFWSRCAPEHRAQVDAFFTQMTTPVDFDREEGAANANDTQQSSAVGWLSFAYGVFVCLLAFIPNPLVGRLAFLGCGGTVVLIGVLLIRSGRPLKA